A region of Lycium barbarum isolate Lr01 chromosome 3, ASM1917538v2, whole genome shotgun sequence DNA encodes the following proteins:
- the LOC132634206 gene encoding LOW QUALITY PROTEIN: galactinol--sucrose galactosyltransferase-like (The sequence of the model RefSeq protein was modified relative to this genomic sequence to represent the inferred CDS: inserted 3 bases in 2 codons; substituted 1 base at 1 genomic stop codon), translating to MARLIDDNTKPLSITLEGTEFLANGHPILTHVPAKIIATPSPFISKDFTIGCFVGFDSDGARSCHVVPIGKLKNIRFMSIFRFKVWWTTHWVGQNGRDIQHETQMIILDKSXNGRPYVLLLPILEGSFRASFQPGQDDNLDICVESGSSKARESRFRTCIYMHVGEEPYEMVKNAMKITRLHLGTFKLLEEKSPPGIVDKFGWCTWDAFYLKVNPKGVGEGVKGLVESGCLPGLVLIDDGWQSICHDDDDPITDQEGMNRTAAGEQMPCRLIKFEENYKFRDYESHKGKGMRAFIEDLKEXFKSVEHVYVWHALCGYWGGIRPNVPNMPDSRVISPKLSQGLQMTMEDLAVDKIVNNGVGLVPPEKVHQLYEGLHSHLESAGIDGVKVDVIHLLEMLSEDYGGRVELAKSYYNALNASIRKHFKGNGVIASMEHCNDFMYLGTETISLGRVGDDFWCTDPSGDYNGTFWLQGCHMVHCAYNSLWMGNFIQPDWDMFQSTHPCAEFHAASRAISGGPVYVSDSVGKHNFQLLKTLVLPDGSSLRCQHXALPTRDCLFEDPLHDGKTMLKIWNLNKFSGVLGAFNCQGGGWCPVLRKNKSTSEYSVAVTCLVSPKDVEWSNGRNPISVEGVNIFAVYMYCQKKLKLLKLSDNVEITLQPFDYELLTVSPVAVLLEKSAQFAPIGLLNMLNSGGAIDSLVYNDDDNGESSVRIGVKGSGEMRVFASEKPLCCMINGVSVDFSYEDHMVVVQVPWFNSSRLAEIKYVF from the exons atGGCCAGGCTAATAGATGATAACACAAAGCCTTTGTCCATCACCCTTGAAGGCACTGAGTTTTTAGCCAATGGTCATCCTATACTTACTCATGTCCCTGCTAAAATCATTGCCACTCCATCACCATTCATCTCCAAAGATTTTACAATCGGCTGCTTCGTCGGATTTGACTCCGACGGGGCCAGAAGCTGCCACGTGGTCCCTATAGGCAAGCTCAAGAACATAAGGTTCATGAGCATATTCAGGTTCAAAGTATGGTGGACCACACACTGGGTGGGCCAAAATGGCAGAGACATTCAACACGAGACACAAATGATAATACTAGACAAAT GAAACGGCCGTCCTTATGTTTTGCTACTTCCAATTCTAGAAGGTTCCTTTAGAGCCTCATTCCAACCTGGACAGGATGATAATTTGGACATTTGCGTGGAAAGTGGATCAAGTAAAGCTCGTGAATCCAGGTTTCGGACTTGCATTTATATGCACGTAGGTGAGGAGCCGTACGAAATGGTGAAAAATGCTATGAAGATTACTAGATTACATTTAGGGACTTTTAAGTTGTTAGAAGAAAAATCTCCTCCAGGTATAGTTGATAAATTTGGTTGGTGCACTTGGGATGCTTTTTACCTTAAGGTAAATCCAaaaggggtaggggaaggggttAAGGGCCTAGTAGAGAGTGGGTGCCTTCCAGGATTAGTCCTAATTGATGATGGGTGGCAATCAATTTGCCACGATGACGATGATCCAATAACTGATCAAGAAGGGATGAACAGGACTGCTGCTGGTGAACAGATGCCATGTAGGTTAATAAAATTTGAAGAGAATTACAAATTTAGGGACTATGAGAGTCATAAGGGAAAGGGGATGAGGGCATTTATTGAGGACCTAAAAGA GTTTAAGAGTGtagaacatgtatatgtgtggcATGCACTGTGTGGGTACTGGGGCGGGATTAGGCCTAATGTGCCAAACATGCCAGATAGTAGGGTCATTAGTCCTAAGCTATCACAGGGTTTGCAGATGACTATGGAGGATTTGGCTGTGGACAAGATTGTGAACAATGGAGTTGGATTGGTCCCACCAGAGAAGGTGCACCAACTGTACGAAGGGTTGCACTCGCATCTTGAATCAGCTGGGATTGATGGAGTCAAGGTGGATGTTATTCAC TTGCTGGAGATGTTATCAGAGGATTACGGAGGACGAGTGGAACTCGCTAAATCATACTACAATGCCTTAAACGCTTCAATAAGGAAACATTTTAAAGGGAATGGTGTGATTGCTAGCATGGAACATTGCAATGACTTTATGTACCTTGGGACAGAGACTATTTCTCTAGGACGCGTAG GAGATGATTTTTGGTGCACTGATCCATCTGGTGATTATAATGGGACATTTTGGTTGCAAGGATGTCACATGGTACATTGTGCTTACAACAGTCTCTGGATGGGAAATTTCATCCAGCCTGATTGGGACATGTTCCAATCTACTCACCCTTGTGCTGAGTTTCATGCCGCCTCTCGAGCCATCTCAGGAGGACCTGTATATGTAAGCGACTCAGTGGGCAAACACAACTTCCAATTGCTGAAAACATTGGTCTTGCCCGATGGTTCCAGTCTCCGTTGTCAACATTAGGCACTGCCAACTAGAGATTGCCTGTTTGAAGACCCTTTACACGATGGCAAAACTATGCTTAAAATTTGGAACCTTAATAAA TTTAGCGGAGTTCTTGGAGCATTTAATTGTCAAGGAGGAGGATGGTGCCCTGTTTTAAGGAAAAACAAAAGCACGAGTGAGTATTCAGTGGCAGTGACATGTTTGGTTAGTCCAAAAGATGTTGAATGGAGCAATGGAAGAAATCCAATTTCTGTGGAAGGAGTGAACATTTTCGCGGTGTACATGTATTGCCAGAAGAAGCTAAAGCTCTTGAAGTTGTCTGATAATGTGGAGATTACTCTTCAGCCATTCGACTATGAGCTGCTAACGGTAAGCCCTGTAGCAGTGTTGTTGGAAAAATCAGCACAGTTTGCGCCAATTGGATTGCTGAACATGCTCAATTCTGGTGGTGCAATTGACTCTCTTGTGTACAATGACGATGATAATGGTGAAAGTTCAGTACGAATAGGAGTGAAAGGGAGTGGTGAGATGAGGGTGTTCGCATCTGAGAAGCCGTTATGTTGTATGATTAACGGAGTCTCTGTTGATTTTAGTTACGAAGATCATATGGTCGTGGTTCAAGTTCCATGGTTTAATTCTTCAAGATTGGCTGAAATTAAGTATGTGTTCTGA